ACAAATTACAAGATACTCTAGATTGCTCAGTTTGGTTTTTTAATCCTTACGTCAGTGAAACAGAAGGGGAAGAGTCATTACTCATCCAAAACAGTATTTACCAAACTTGCCTGATCATATGAATGTCAAGGGGCtcgttaaaatacagattcccagaATTCTCTCCTGGAGAAGGTTAGGAATTGGTCCTCGACGCGATTCACATGACCAGGCAACTTTTGGAAACATGATCTAGAAGAAAGCTAAGACATGCAGTAACTccctcaaaaagttagaaatttctagaaaatctaACTTATTAACTGGTTACAGAAAAGGCTGAGTTGCCAAAGAATTTCTTCTGCAAAGCCTTGTCTCAGCAGAAAGAACGGGGAAAGACTAATCCTTTAGGCTTCAAAAAGAAGTCACATTTGGCAGTGTCCAGGAAGCCAGGATCCTTGCCCACAAGGAGCTCAGTTTCCTTTTTGAAGAGGTGAGAAGGATTCCGAATAGAGAAAAATGTTCAGACATTTGAACCTACAGTCAGGGAGTCGGTGATCAGTTTGATAACATGGGCGGCAGTGTTTGGTGACCAAACAAAATATTACAGAACAGAAAATATCTATTATCTAACCTATCTGCTCCTCTGTGTCTGAATGCAGACATAGAGTGTTGACTATGAGTTACCTTCAATCATTtctgggaggaggcagagcatccaaataaataaagtaaataaacagTAGCTATCATGGTTTTAAGGCAGAATGCAACATCTAATGGAAATGAACCTGACAATGGTGACAGATGTCAATGAGATAGTTGCAAGGCAGGTTTAAAGTTTAAaggtttgggaggccgaggcaggcggatcatgaggtcaggagtttgagaccagcctggccagcatggtgaaacccccgtctctactaaaaatacaaaaaattagccgggcgtggtggtgcacacctctagtcccagctactcgggaggctgaggcaggagaattgcttgaacccggcaggcagaggctgcagtgagccaagatcactccactgcactccagcctgggcaacacagcgagactctgtctcaaaaaaaaaaaaaaaggaagtttaaagGTAAGGTGGAGGGAGAAATGGTGTATAAACGAACCTCGCTCTTTCTCACCTGTGCAAAAACACATGGTAGATGCTActacatgaaaaagaaatcagattaaAGGCAATTAGTAATCAAGCCACAAAACAGAGTTAATTCCTATAATGAGAGTATCAGAACTTCTTTTTGAAATTGTAACACTACCCTCACCCATTTTTAAAGGCAGGTGATGTCATACTTTGGTGCATGGCCAAAGGACAAAGAATAAGTGTATGCAAAGAGGTGGATGGATATGTCAGGAAGTCTGAATATATTCTACAGTAGACTGCCTTCAAACAAAGACATGCAGTGGAAAAAACCACTGGAGTCTGTATTTTTCAGTAGTTCTAACATCACCAACCACTTTCCAATGTCTAATACATCAACTTAACTTTGCAAATGCATATTTAATTGATGAGAACTTTTGGTCAGACTTTAGAATGCTGGTAAAAGTCGTGAGACTTAAGCAAAACAACTACTCAAAGTCTGAAAGGCCAGTGTGGATGAAAAAATTCAGGTTAttgccggacgcggtggctcacgcctgtaatcccagcactttgggaggccaaagcgggcagatcacgaggtcagtacatcgagaccatcctggctaacactgtgaaaccccatctctactaaaaatacaaaaaataaattagccaggcatggtgtcgggtgcctgtagttccagctacttgggaggctgaggcaggagaatggcgtgaacccagaaggcagagcttgcagtgagccgagatcgcatccactgcactccagcctgagcaacagagcgagactccgtctcaaaaaaaaataaaaataaaaataaataaaaattcaggttATTTCAATTTCTGTGCAACAAGCACAGAGCACCATCATTTCAATGCACAAAACCCACAAAGATGACATCCATTGATAAGGCATTAGTTTAAAAGCTAAGCAGAGGTTTTAAGTTCCAAGAGCAATATGTCCCAGGACATAACTCAAATACACCTATCAGGAAACATTTTCATTGTGCATAGCAACTGGAAAAACTGTTCAAATGCACATTTGCAAAGACTCTAACAACCCAAGGAAAAcattttccactttttatttttaaagcacccAGGTGTTTCTGTATTGTAAAAGCCTCAAGGATAACTTCCGACATTGCAAATGCCCTGGGGATGGACACTGAAagattactgatttttttttaaagcagctccTACAGGTGGATCATTCATTGTCCCCATGAAGTAATGCAGTACGAAAATAAGCAGGCTCAAGCCATGCTCAGATAAATTCACGGATATCTGATGTACAATGGGCTAATTACTGGGAAGAGACCCGAATTCATTCTTAACTTTTTGGGGTCAACTTTAGGAAGCAGTATGGAGTTACAGCAAAGGGATTAAGGACCTGGAGACTAGCAAACTATCCTTAGCTCTACCTATTAACgatgtgacctttggcaagtagtttcacctctctgtgcctcagtttattatctataaaatgagtggGTTGAACTTTACCACAAAacccttccagctctaaaatttgATGGAACAACTTAACGGAGGACAAATACAATGCGTTCTGCAAACTGTTTCTTTGAAGCCTTAAAAACCACCAAGAACTACACGGCTCAGGCATCTCCAATTAATTCTGGGCCAATTCTCTATGTGTCTGGTGCACAACCGACCGACTCCTTACTTGCCTTGCACCGTTTCTATTTCACTGGGCATTCAAATCCATGGATCTCATCTATGGTTTGCGAGGCTGAGCAGATAATACCCTCATTTACACAATAAACTTAGGCTTAGGTCTTAAACGTCCTGTTGAAAGTCTCATTCGGTAAATGATAAAGTCTACTTGACCTCATTGCTCTAAAAAggggggtggggaatggggaTGGTGGGGAGGCGGCGACGGCCAGTTGTTCTGGGATCCCTGAACAGCAAACGCTCCCCGGAAAAGGCCTCAGGCCGACTACTGGGTTCAAATCTCTTGAAGGTCAGGTCGGCATGGCTGAACCAATTCCTCCGCTTGCAAGACTCAGGGTTCGGAGTCTGCCAATTTGGAATTCACGCGACTATGTGTTAAGTTTCTCGGGGGACGCGAGGGTAGAGGGCTGCAACGCACAGAGAGCCTAAGGCGCCAGGCCCTTGGACTTGGAGGCTGCCTGGAATGGGTCAATCACCTGGGAGCCGGTTCCTCTGCCTCGGGCTTCGGACGCACACGGTCCGCACCAAGGGCACCAGCTTCTGCTTCAAAGCACCCGCCGCCAGGCCTCCACACCGGAACATTTCGGCGACCGCTATTCGggtcctcctccttccctttcctctcacGCACGACCGACGGGTCAAACACCGCGAGCCCCGGCCAGCTCCCCCTGTCTCTTCACACGCACACTACGCAGACTCCTCCTCCCAGCTCCGGGTGGGCATTGGACAGAGAAGCCGGCCTGCTAGAGCCGGGGAAGGGAAACGGCGACCGGAGGCCTACTGCGCAGGCGTAGCACTCGCTGCCACATTGCGATTGGTCCGCACGGCGAGAGGATTTGCGCATGCACTACCTGACTGCACGCTCGCAAAGACCTTGGCTCTAGGTAGCCAGTATTCGCGAGTTGGTGGCACGGTGTTGGACTGAACGAGTTAAGGAAGCTGTCCAAGGAGGGACTCGTGGGGCCGCTTTGATTGGCGGTTGTGCCTGGTGCTGTCGCTGTGTTGGTGACAGGAACTGATAACAGCATCTCACAGCAGCGTAGCCCCAGCACCGcactttgttttttggttttaggcCACTAGTTACTTGATACTGAAGCCTTCCTGATTCTTTTGCTATGATCCAGATCCAATTTTTCCATGAGTCCGAGGCGCGGAACCTGGCTTCCCAGATCCGGCGTGTACTGCCACCTTTTACCAGTTGCCGGCTCCTTCCCACCCAACCCGTTTCGCGGACGAGTAATTCGGCGCTCTCCTTCCCGCCTGTCACCTTTATTTTTTAGTGCAGTTGTGTGTCCTAGATGCTGTACCAGGTGCTACAGATACACACGGTCTCCTGCTGTGGTTTCAGGATGCTTGAGAGCAGGATGTTAGCAAAAAGCGTTTGTGCTTCTCAGACTTTATGGGAAGAGAAGTCTTCCAAGCAGAACTTTCAGTTATGGGAGTAAGGTGAGGGGCTGAGTATAAATAGGTGTTTTGACTCTGCCAGATATAAGCTAAATTGGAAATAATGTTTTGGCTGCATGCAGAGCATGAAATGTGCCTGTTTCAAATATTCAACTTAcatattcatttaacaagtatttgttgagcatTTGCCTCTTGGATTGTACTATAAAAGGGGCTCTAGTGGGTATGAAAAGTACGGATGGTCCCCGACTTACCCCTCACAATGGTTCAACTTAACAATTTTTCGACTTTATGATGGGTTTAATGAGACCTAACCCCATGTAAGTCGAGGAGCATCTGGATTTAACCATGGTTCAACTTACGTTTTTTCGACTTTATGATGGGTTTGTCAGGGTATTAAATGCAGTTTTGACttaagatattttcaatttacaatgggtttatttGGACGTAGCATCTGTATAGGAAGTGGCCACTGTCTAGTTGGGGAGATGACATACACCGGTCATTGAAATTAATATCCGGTGTCGTGCCggacagagcaagagagaagaCTATGGGATGGAATCGCTATGGAAGAACTTCATACAAGAAGTTATTTGAGCTGtatcttgaaggatgagtagtaAAATTCAAATGGTGGAGGAAAAGGAATGATATTTCAGATGATGAATACTTTGGGACCAAAGATAACATTTTTCATTGTTAAACATGTTGACCTTGGATCCAGACCAACCCAGATTGAATCATGGCTCTGCcacctgggcaagtcacttaattgtgcctcattttcctcatctaccaATCTCATGAGGGTGTTCGGAAGACTAAATGagctaatatttgtaaagtgtCATAGAGGAAGCACCATGctgtttgttaaatgaaaaggCTTGGAAgtgtttaagaaaaaacaaaccccagCACATTTTCAGGGGCCATCATACTAAGAAGTATTGATGTGGTCAGgctccgtggctcatgcctgtaatcccagcactttgggaggcctaggcaggtggatcactttaggtcaggagtttaagaacagcctggccaacgtggtgaaaccccgtctctacaaaaaatccaaaaattagcctggcgccatggcgtgcacctgtaatcccagctactaggaagactgaggcaggagaatcgcttgaacctgagaggtggaggctgcagtgagccgagattgtgccactgcactccagcctgggtgatggagcaagactgtctccaaaaagaaaaaaaaaagaaaaagaagcagtgATAAGCACAGGCAAGTATGGTGGGGCCAGATTTGAACTG
This portion of the Macaca thibetana thibetana isolate TM-01 chromosome X, ASM2454274v1, whole genome shotgun sequence genome encodes:
- the LOC126946805 gene encoding putative uncharacterized protein CCDC28A-AS1; protein product: MCFCTGEKERGSFIHHFSLHLTFKLPFFFFLRQSLAVLPRLECSGVILAHCSLCLPGSSNSPASASRVAGTRGVHHHARLIFCIFSRDGGFTMLARLVSNS